The Tindallia californiensis genome window below encodes:
- a CDS encoding 4Fe-4S binding protein, which yields MNWMTGLLFRLATEVQEPEWIPNKCLRQCKLSKDCLACQGGCQYKAIEIVGEKVFIDGDRCRQCGTCMYLCPAHAIIYPSKVLEKSLKRLKENNEPVITCSLHENTGDAVFFCFHKMPEALLLLLLLEHWDKTVYFNAFHCSDCVLVRPNLADFELALSRAIHFCKHFDLEIKAEILIENQRVPRQEMHSLSRRDMLRDAKIKSKEVVLDASQELIKKKNTRWFPLRERLISGLKYHWAEKKKALPSYAGVIASLDVTKDCTGCGACIKACPWSAWTLETDEKAARLSHDTKKCCFCGRCQEVCRVEAILEKKINFHTLDQSVERKEWHYRSCKQCHRTFLQIDEQEKRCDSCLKQSNIKQRIFGKKP from the coding sequence ATGAATTGGATGACGGGACTATTATTTCGGCTAGCAACTGAAGTTCAGGAGCCGGAATGGATACCAAACAAATGTTTAAGACAGTGCAAGCTAAGCAAAGATTGCTTAGCTTGCCAAGGTGGATGCCAGTATAAAGCCATTGAAATAGTAGGGGAGAAGGTATTTATTGATGGAGACAGGTGTCGACAATGTGGCACCTGTATGTATCTGTGCCCTGCTCATGCTATTATATATCCTTCGAAGGTATTAGAAAAGAGCCTTAAAAGACTTAAAGAGAATAATGAGCCAGTGATCACCTGCAGTCTTCATGAAAATACTGGTGATGCGGTTTTTTTCTGTTTTCATAAGATGCCTGAAGCTTTGTTGTTGCTCCTACTCTTGGAGCATTGGGATAAAACAGTATACTTTAATGCGTTTCATTGTAGTGATTGTGTTCTTGTAAGGCCTAACCTGGCGGATTTTGAACTTGCATTAAGCCGAGCCATCCATTTTTGCAAGCATTTTGATCTGGAGATAAAGGCAGAGATCCTAATAGAAAACCAAAGAGTCCCTAGGCAAGAAATGCATTCCCTATCCCGAAGGGATATGTTAAGGGATGCAAAAATCAAATCAAAGGAAGTCGTCTTAGATGCCAGTCAGGAACTAATAAAAAAGAAAAACACTCGCTGGTTTCCCTTGAGAGAAAGATTAATTAGTGGGTTGAAATATCATTGGGCCGAAAAGAAGAAAGCATTACCATCTTATGCTGGTGTGATAGCTTCCCTTGACGTTACAAAAGACTGTACAGGGTGTGGTGCCTGCATCAAAGCTTGTCCATGGTCTGCATGGACATTAGAAACAGATGAAAAAGCCGCAAGACTGAGTCATGATACAAAAAAATGTTGTTTCTGCGGTAGATGTCAGGAAGTATGTCGTGTGGAGGCTATTCTAGAAAAAAAGATTAATTTTCATACCTTAGATCAATCGGTTGAGAGAAAAGAATGGCATTATAGAAGTTGCAAACAGTGTCACCGAACCTTTCTGCAAATTGATGAACAAGAGAAACGATGTGACTCTTGCCTAAAACAGTCCAACATAAAACAACGAATTTTTGGAAAAAAACCTTAA
- a CDS encoding aldehyde dehydrogenase family protein, which yields MVLLLMTLIAYLSAVTILYRQAESIYRLAGNKEDILEKKGFGNSLHRKKKMMKIIFWKPENEKIRELRGYILILMLFIFPFLMSAIYWMFLFRYYHYMIHYFSINIAFVLFMFLFVHHFLLNSLKPVSLMTKLTMGTLTLVIVVTFVFTESLSRGIRVSEKLEYGIAVLNDGEPATAQALFGGIKESGLGREGGHF from the coding sequence ATGGTACTTCTTCTGATGACATTGATTGCTTATCTTTCAGCGGTTACGATTCTTTACAGACAGGCAGAAAGTATTTATAGGTTGGCAGGAAACAAGGAAGATATCCTTGAGAAAAAGGGTTTTGGCAATTCTTTGCACAGAAAAAAGAAGATGATGAAAATTATTTTTTGGAAACCGGAAAACGAAAAAATTCGGGAACTACGAGGATATATTCTGATTCTTATGCTGTTTATTTTTCCTTTTCTAATGTCGGCTATTTACTGGATGTTTCTGTTTCGCTATTATCACTATATGATTCACTACTTTTCGATTAATATTGCCTTCGTACTATTCATGTTCCTTTTTGTACATCACTTTCTGTTAAACTCATTAAAGCCAGTATCGTTGATGACTAAGCTCACTATGGGGACGTTGACACTGGTTATTGTTGTTACATTCGTTTTCACTGAATCTCTCAGCCGGGGCATTCGGGTTTCAGAAAAGCTGGAGTATGGCATTGCAGTGCTGAATGATGGTGAACCAGCAACGGCACAAGCGCTCTTTGGTGGCATCAAAGAAAGTGGGCTGGGGAGAGAAGGCGGCCACTTTTAG
- the mobB gene encoding molybdopterin-guanine dinucleotide biosynthesis protein B: MIPVFSIVGKNSNTGKTTVMCHIIKALKKKGYRIATIKHDVHGFEMDKPGKDTWKHAQAGSDIVMISSPTKYAMIQRVEEEKKLEDLISTLSNVDLVITEGYKKENYPKLEVFREEAADELLCKEVEIFALVTDKKFNIDKPQYHPNEIDELVEYIEKKFLQ; encoded by the coding sequence ATGATTCCGGTATTTTCTATTGTTGGAAAAAACTCCAACACAGGCAAAACAACGGTGATGTGTCATATAATAAAAGCCTTAAAGAAAAAAGGATATCGCATTGCGACGATTAAGCACGACGTTCATGGCTTTGAAATGGACAAACCAGGAAAAGATACATGGAAGCATGCTCAAGCTGGTTCTGATATTGTAATGATTTCTTCTCCTACTAAATATGCAATGATTCAAAGAGTAGAAGAAGAAAAGAAGTTGGAAGATTTGATATCGACACTTTCTAATGTCGATTTAGTGATTACGGAAGGATATAAAAAAGAAAACTATCCTAAATTAGAGGTTTTTAGAGAAGAGGCTGCAGATGAATTACTTTGTAAGGAAGTAGAAATCTTTGCCTTGGTTACAGATAAAAAATTTAATATAGATAAACCACAATACCATCCCAATGAAATAGACGAACTAGTAGAATACATCGAAAAAAAATTTCTGCAATAA
- a CDS encoding molybdopterin molybdotransferase MoeA has protein sequence MRTNVTLEEALALLLDECPQTQSIHVPILDSLGGVLAEDIVSDINIPPFDRSPLDGYALRSVDSQGASPDQPIELDVIDYVPAGSVSEKCVKDYQAVRIMTGAKIPLGADVVIRQEEVENVGEKILIKAPMSTMENISRVGEDIHVNQMVIKAGTVIEPAEIGLMATLGKSYVSVYMKPRVAILSTGDELLEIQQPLQDGKIRNSNSYTIAAQVKKTGGKALMLGVCGDDIESISEKLRAGLGIADIVITTGGVSVGDKDLVKESFMNAGAEMLFWKVRMKPGTPIAVARLGKKLLIGLSGNPAAAFITFEQFVRPLVLKMMGREKHRLMNVETILENDFSKVSNQNRFVRGTTVYRDGSFYTKFPGKHSSGVLSSLSGNNSLFYVPAGTGPYEKGQKVSIQLLDQPEVKS, from the coding sequence ATGAGAACAAATGTAACCTTGGAAGAGGCGCTGGCTCTACTTTTAGATGAATGTCCTCAAACCCAATCGATTCATGTGCCAATACTAGACAGCTTAGGTGGGGTTTTAGCAGAGGATATCGTGTCTGACATCAATATTCCCCCCTTTGATCGGTCACCCTTGGATGGGTACGCACTTCGCTCGGTTGATAGTCAAGGGGCATCGCCAGATCAACCAATAGAGCTGGATGTGATTGACTATGTACCAGCAGGAAGCGTTTCTGAAAAATGTGTTAAAGATTATCAGGCTGTTCGCATTATGACTGGTGCTAAAATTCCATTGGGAGCCGATGTAGTGATTCGGCAAGAAGAGGTAGAAAACGTCGGAGAAAAAATTCTGATCAAAGCTCCGATGTCAACCATGGAGAATATTAGTAGGGTAGGAGAAGATATTCACGTAAATCAGATGGTGATTAAAGCAGGGACTGTGATTGAGCCAGCGGAAATTGGGCTGATGGCAACTTTGGGTAAGAGCTACGTATCAGTTTACATGAAACCACGTGTAGCGATTCTTTCCACAGGAGATGAATTGCTGGAGATTCAACAACCTCTTCAGGATGGAAAAATCAGAAACAGCAACTCTTATACGATTGCAGCTCAGGTGAAAAAAACAGGCGGAAAAGCTTTAATGCTGGGTGTGTGTGGCGATGATATTGAATCTATATCAGAAAAGTTACGAGCTGGGTTAGGAATTGCGGATATTGTGATTACTACTGGAGGGGTTTCTGTTGGTGATAAAGACTTGGTAAAAGAATCTTTTATGAATGCTGGTGCAGAAATGCTTTTTTGGAAAGTACGTATGAAACCAGGAACTCCTATTGCTGTAGCACGTTTGGGGAAAAAGCTGCTGATAGGATTATCGGGAAATCCAGCGGCCGCCTTTATTACCTTTGAGCAATTTGTAAGACCCTTGGTGTTGAAAATGATGGGGCGTGAAAAGCATCGATTGATGAATGTAGAAACAATTCTTGAGAATGACTTTTCTAAAGTAAGCAACCAAAATCGATTTGTCAGAGGAACTACTGTATATCGGGACGGTAGTTTTTATACAAAATTTCCTGGAAAACATAGTTCTGGAGTTTTGTCTAGTTTATCTGGGAACAATTCCTTGTTTTATGTGCCGGCAGGTACAGGCCCTTATGAGAAAGGTCAGAAAGTCAGTATTCAGCTTTTGGATCAACCTGAGGTGAAGTCATGA
- a CDS encoding type II toxin-antitoxin system HicA family toxin, whose protein sequence is MILPITIVNTGDTKGSHAKYKKLGIPTRVVIIPMHDKVAKEALKSILEQADIQLDEFLNLL, encoded by the coding sequence GTGATCCTTCCTATAACCATAGTAAACACCGGAGATACCAAAGGAAGCCATGCAAAATATAAAAAGTTAGGTATTCCTACAAGAGTAGTGATTATACCTATGCATGATAAAGTTGCAAAAGAGGCCTTAAAAAGTATTTTAGAGCAAGCTGATATACAACTTGATGAATTCTTAAATCTTTTATAG